The genomic interval TTGTCGAAGGTTCCCGAAAGCAGACAAGCCCGAACCAGCGGGAATGCCGGAGGCGGTGGTCGTCACCCATCCCCACCATCCGCTGCGCGGGCGGTCGTTCCCGTTCTACTCCCGCTTGACGACCGGAGGCGTGCGCCTGGTGCGCTGCGTCCGGGAGGACGAAACCCTGCTGACGCTTCCGCTTGCATGGACGAGCTACCGGCTGGCGGATGATTTCGAGCGCGCCTCGGCAGGGCGGTCCCTGTGGCGCG from Candidatus Poribacteria bacterium carries:
- a CDS encoding DUF5372 family protein, yielding CRRFPKADKPEPAGMPEAVVVTHPHHPLRGRSFPFYSRLTTGGVRLVRCVREDETLLTLPLAWTSYRLADDFERASAGRSLWRADDLATLRAVVDSLLERGRSDDQK